A window from Sphingobacterium hotanense encodes these proteins:
- a CDS encoding toxin-antitoxin system YwqK family antitoxin, whose protein sequence is MRYLLVLFFTIQGLLVAAQETDTKPVYFERSNDSLIRFYYDMNYYLVDKNCEFKSIERVAAFDARTSKFVGKFVDYYPNGHRMLEGSYQDGSKEGVFTAYHPNMQIKWRATFVNNTPQGDWEYYYPDGKPLMTVNYSSAGSKMVHYYDQRGVQRVKDGDGSYNFRVPYPGYNPYGFPFIRFKGKFKAGIPNGLWSIIYENEKNSELAAVEEYHNNRLVRAEDYFTGERYAVQRFPIIPIVQFTRAEAIVSKQCNYDDFSGFLIYLIDYFNNSFANIQFSASEELNFSYEVDLTHDGVKKKSLVIENPFLSNTEMAKAFEEVVSSLAYYPASFKDGEYIADKLTINGKIAIAEDKTLGFHSLTIDRENELKK, encoded by the coding sequence ATGAGGTATTTGCTTGTTTTATTCTTTACAATTCAGGGCTTACTGGTCGCTGCGCAAGAGACAGACACTAAGCCCGTATATTTTGAACGCAGTAATGATAGTCTGATTCGTTTTTACTACGATATGAACTATTATCTTGTTGATAAGAATTGTGAATTTAAGAGCATCGAACGTGTTGCGGCATTTGATGCGCGAACAAGTAAATTCGTCGGTAAGTTTGTAGATTACTATCCTAATGGCCATCGTATGTTGGAGGGTTCCTATCAAGATGGTAGCAAAGAGGGCGTGTTTACAGCGTATCATCCGAATATGCAGATTAAGTGGCGTGCGACCTTTGTTAATAATACGCCTCAAGGGGATTGGGAATATTATTATCCTGATGGCAAGCCTTTGATGACTGTTAATTATAGCAGCGCCGGCTCAAAAATGGTTCATTACTATGACCAGCGGGGTGTGCAGCGTGTGAAAGACGGTGATGGAAGTTATAACTTTCGTGTCCCCTATCCTGGATACAACCCCTACGGTTTCCCGTTCATTCGTTTTAAAGGGAAATTTAAAGCAGGTATTCCGAATGGATTGTGGAGCATTATTTATGAAAACGAGAAGAATAGCGAGTTAGCGGCAGTTGAAGAATATCACAACAATCGACTGGTGCGTGCTGAAGATTATTTTACCGGCGAACGTTATGCTGTTCAACGGTTTCCTATTATTCCAATCGTACAATTCACGCGAGCGGAAGCCATCGTTTCCAAGCAATGTAATTATGATGATTTCTCTGGTTTCCTTATTTATCTTATTGATTATTTCAATAACTCATTTGCTAATATTCAATTTTCGGCGTCAGAAGAATTGAATTTTAGCTACGAGGTCGATTTGACGCATGATGGTGTGAAGAAGAAGAGCTTGGTTATCGAGAATCCATTCCTTTCGAATACGGAAATGGCCAAAGCTTTTGAAGAAGTCGTTTCTTCTTTAGCATATTATCCGGCATCTTTTAAGGATGGTGAATATATTGCCGATAAATTAACGATAAATGGTAAAATCGCGATTGCTGAAGATAAAACGCTTGGATTTCATTCGCTGACCATTGATCGAGAGAATGAGTTAAAGAAATAG
- a CDS encoding phosphatidylserine decarboxylase has translation MRFHKEGYTSLAIVVLFFFVLSAFAHYYDASAFVKGLIYCVSGLLLLFVLFFFRSPSRVITPDSSQVYSPVDGTINQIEETNQMGSGEERRVKLSITVSPLNIRSTKAPISGKGRLINASQTTSSSHGIGQQGNGLSIQNKEGAEVTLWQHGGIFAGPVFYDKGEKEEIQQGQELGSVKFGCRVDVILPASALLMAKKGDQVISGKSVLAKI, from the coding sequence ATGAGATTTCATAAAGAAGGGTATACGAGTTTAGCAATAGTCGTTTTGTTCTTTTTCGTTTTGAGTGCCTTTGCACACTATTATGATGCAAGTGCTTTTGTTAAAGGCTTGATCTATTGTGTATCTGGCTTATTACTATTATTTGTACTGTTTTTCTTTCGTAGCCCCTCTCGCGTAATAACGCCCGACAGCTCTCAAGTCTACTCACCGGTTGATGGGACGATTAATCAGATTGAAGAAACAAATCAAATGGGATCCGGCGAAGAAAGAAGAGTTAAATTGTCCATAACTGTATCTCCTTTAAATATCCGATCGACTAAAGCTCCGATATCCGGAAAAGGAAGATTAATCAATGCGAGTCAGACGACATCTTCTTCTCATGGAATTGGTCAGCAGGGAAACGGCCTATCCATCCAAAACAAAGAAGGGGCTGAAGTTACGCTGTGGCAACATGGTGGAATTTTCGCTGGCCCAGTTTTTTATGATAAAGGGGAGAAGGAAGAAATCCAACAAGGTCAAGAACTTGGCTCTGTTAAGTTCGGTTGTCGCGTGGATGTAATTTTACCTGCTTCGGCGCTGTTAATGGCAAAGAAAGGCGACCAAGTAATTTCCGGCAAGTCGGTTCTTGCAAAAATTTAA
- a CDS encoding sensor histidine kinase — translation MNFRTLILIISLIFSLLLAGMNYYYERHLPTFAFIAIISFVLSFSLLNYVFQKFVYERIKAVYKLIHNLKLGKELKDALGDHKSDDPIGDAEKEVRDWAKQKTFEINQLKAQEKFRKEFLSNISHEFKTPLFAIQGYIETLQDGMIDDNPEMAVSFLNKAARNLDRLSYLIHDLDEIAKLESGQVIVSKEKFDIQTLVRETIDYLEDKALENNIALKFQPKNNNPILVKADRKKIQQVLVNLIDNSIKYGNKGGETQISTIPLIDQILIEITDNGQGIEEKNLPRVFERFFRTDKSRSRDIGGSGLGLAIVKHIIEAHQQNVHVRSTEGIGTTFSFTLEKA, via the coding sequence ATGAATTTCCGCACCCTGATACTGATTATAAGTTTAATATTCTCGCTATTGTTAGCAGGGATGAATTATTATTATGAACGTCATTTACCAACGTTCGCCTTTATCGCTATCATCAGTTTTGTTCTTTCCTTTTCTCTCCTAAACTATGTATTCCAGAAATTTGTATATGAGCGGATCAAAGCTGTATATAAATTAATACATAACCTAAAACTTGGGAAAGAGCTGAAAGATGCGCTCGGCGATCATAAATCTGACGACCCAATTGGGGACGCGGAGAAGGAAGTTCGCGATTGGGCGAAACAAAAAACTTTCGAGATCAATCAGCTTAAAGCACAAGAAAAGTTCAGGAAGGAATTTTTATCGAATATCTCCCATGAATTTAAGACTCCCCTATTTGCTATTCAAGGCTATATTGAGACTCTTCAAGACGGTATGATCGATGACAATCCAGAGATGGCGGTGTCTTTTCTAAACAAAGCGGCTCGGAACTTAGATCGGTTGAGCTATTTGATTCACGATCTGGATGAAATTGCAAAACTGGAGTCTGGACAAGTGATCGTAAGCAAAGAAAAGTTCGACATTCAGACTTTGGTTCGCGAAACAATTGATTACTTGGAGGATAAAGCGCTGGAGAACAATATCGCCTTAAAGTTCCAGCCGAAGAACAACAATCCGATACTGGTGAAGGCGGATCGAAAAAAAATTCAGCAAGTTTTAGTAAATTTAATTGATAACTCGATAAAGTATGGCAATAAAGGAGGCGAAACACAAATTAGCACCATCCCTTTAATTGACCAGATTCTTATCGAAATAACCGATAACGGTCAAGGCATCGAAGAAAAGAACCTTCCGCGCGTATTTGAGCGGTTTTTCCGTACCGACAAAAGCCGATCACGCGATATCGGGGGTTCTGGTTTAGGACTTGCAATTGTTAAACATATTATAGAAGCCCACCAACAAAACGTCCATGTGCGAAGCACGGAAGGGATCGGAACGACGTTTTCATTTACCTTAGAGAAAGCCTAA
- a CDS encoding DUF47 domain-containing protein, protein MSLNSIFQYFVPKDKKFFPLFEQAGSNLIEMAKLLKESVHTSDLQLRKNNSKLLEDLEHKGDNLTHQIHLELGKNFITPFDREDIHALASSLDDVADFIHGASNRMELYKVIETSEPMKEISSLILEATEHVAKALYELKDLKNIRNITDSCVRINSVENKADYIFDKAVAELFEFEKDAINLIKYKEVLSAMEDATDKCEDVANVLESILVKNA, encoded by the coding sequence ATGTCTTTGAACAGCATTTTTCAGTATTTTGTCCCTAAGGACAAAAAATTCTTTCCTTTATTTGAGCAAGCTGGCTCAAATTTAATAGAGATGGCCAAGCTCTTGAAGGAAAGTGTTCATACATCTGATTTACAATTGAGAAAGAACAATTCAAAATTGTTGGAAGATTTGGAACATAAAGGCGACAACCTAACTCACCAAATACACCTAGAACTAGGGAAAAATTTCATCACTCCTTTTGATAGAGAGGATATTCACGCATTAGCCAGCTCATTAGACGATGTTGCTGATTTCATCCACGGTGCTTCAAACCGTATGGAACTGTACAAAGTCATTGAAACTAGCGAACCTATGAAGGAGATCTCTAGTTTAATTCTAGAAGCTACGGAACATGTTGCTAAAGCATTGTACGAGCTTAAAGATCTTAAAAACATTCGTAATATTACGGACTCCTGTGTACGGATTAATAGTGTAGAAAACAAAGCTGATTATATTTTCGATAAAGCGGTTGCAGAATTATTCGAGTTTGAAAAGGATGCGATCAACCTTATTAAATACAAAGAGGTTTTATCTGCCATGGAAGATGCAACGGACAAATGTGAGGATGTTGCGAACGTATTGGAAAGTATATTAGTTAAGAACGCATAA